The sequence GCCATCCGCGATGTGCTGGCGCGCGGTGACGACTAGCGCACTCATGGCGAAGACGCTTAACCAGATTGAAGGGCGCGGGCCTCAGCCTATGCCACCCGAGGTGAAGGGCCTGATAGCCAACGCTGAGCGGCTGATGGGCACACCTATCGATCAGTTTAGCGTGGGCGACCTGCGGCTCATGATCGGGCAGAACATGGGCACAGAACACCTGATGCCCAGAGCGCTCGGTGTGCTCGAATTGAATCCCCTCGTGTGCGGGACGTTCTTCCCTGGCGATCTGCTGAAGGCAACGTTCCGGCT is a genomic window of Bacteroidota bacterium containing:
- a CDS encoding contact-dependent growth inhibition system immunity protein, giving the protein MAKTLNQIEGRGPQPMPPEVKGLIANAERLMGTPIDQFSVGDLRLMIGQNMGTEHLMPRALGVLELNPLVCGTFFPGDLLKATFRLPAVYWTQHPAHHERALAIARQALDILEARCARSKARFYKRYGTHLNEEECLDIDERDVKQWCLDFLASYDGSGVATR